Proteins from one Methanococcus maripaludis C5 genomic window:
- a CDS encoding site-specific integrase produces MSRRKFDLKGQLSDQKTKIESPKRLEEHNPYLIKFIEEREFDKIKESTIKEDVLRLRIFLSFCDDIGKIPETMDYHEFKRFFVYLEKKRGCTHQTLVRYYNLLKVFYRLFKFTAFNEFNNECIERKTFSKKSKTRSYDDVNNEIMDKVLDEILDGNSATKNRDGLMMLVLWETGCRRSEVIRIKYNDFDFKTGQIRLTDTKNGEDRYVVVSKKTTNLIREYSSENILKGPENFIFQSEKGKLGKQVKPGHLSEVFRRAIDNLISKGEIEAGKRYVLHSLRHGRAVALLDEGTSVEIVKEILGHSDVKTTMIYAHAKERTKKMLPDIRKKLDQR; encoded by the coding sequence ATGAGCAGAAGGAAATTTGATCTCAAAGGACAATTATCTGACCAAAAAACTAAAATTGAATCACCAAAACGATTAGAAGAACATAATCCATATCTTATTAAATTTATCGAAGAAAGAGAATTTGATAAAATTAAAGAAAGTACTATTAAAGAAGATGTATTACGACTTAGAATCTTTTTGTCGTTTTGTGATGATATTGGAAAAATTCCCGAAACTATGGATTATCACGAATTTAAACGTTTTTTCGTGTATTTAGAAAAAAAAAGAGGATGCACTCATCAAACACTAGTTCGATACTATAATTTATTAAAAGTATTTTATAGGCTATTTAAATTCACAGCATTTAATGAATTTAATAATGAATGCATCGAGAGAAAGACTTTTTCAAAAAAATCAAAAACAAGAAGTTATGATGATGTAAATAACGAAATTATGGATAAGGTGCTTGATGAAATACTTGATGGAAACAGCGCTACAAAAAATCGAGATGGACTTATGATGCTGGTTTTGTGGGAAACAGGCTGTAGGCGGTCAGAAGTTATACGCATAAAATACAATGATTTTGATTTTAAAACTGGGCAGATAAGATTAACAGATACTAAAAATGGGGAAGATAGATATGTTGTAGTTTCAAAAAAGACCACTAACTTGATAAGAGAGTACAGTTCAGAAAATATTTTGAAAGGGCCTGAAAATTTTATTTTTCAAAGTGAAAAAGGTAAACTTGGAAAACAGGTAAAACCTGGCCATCTTTCAGAAGTTTTCAGAAGAGCAATTGATAATTTAATTAGTAAAGGGGAAATCGAGGCTGGAAAGAGGTATGTTCTCCATTCTTTAAGGCATGGTAGGGCAGTTGCATTATTGGATGAGGGTACTTCCGTTGAAATTGTAAAGGAAATTTTAGGCCATAGTGACGTAAAGACTACGATGATTTATGCACATGCAAAAGAGAGAACAAAAAAGATGTTACCAGACATTCGAAAAAAATTAGATCAAAGATAA
- a CDS encoding tyrosine-type recombinase/integrase, with amino-acid sequence MILIKSKSDESEEKIDYKKLEIDKIDKEFTIQRRFDGLKERTIKNDSQRLKVYLNYIYYTLNKTVDTTDNKDYVAFFNHLRHDRKCKDTTINKYFKLLTVFYRIMKYKNFNDFLVESKERKRFTKHEIRHYDAIDEETLNMILEKLIGMKGSTKIRDATFLRLLWDTGCRVSEVAELTYSACDLKKGVFKLTNTKTKRERTVVCSKETLKLLNYYLQHQGDQGPDDYLFKSAYDGIINKRQLGEKFVGIVNELKREGSVPENKWLVLHSLRHGRAVNLLDKGVPLDVVKEYLGHTSIETTMIYSHSTERKNKMLDKISKIL; translated from the coding sequence ATGATACTTATTAAAAGTAAATCGGACGAATCAGAAGAAAAAATCGACTACAAGAAACTTGAAATTGATAAAATCGATAAAGAGTTTACAATACAGCGTCGTTTTGATGGATTAAAGGAACGAACAATTAAAAACGACAGTCAACGGCTTAAAGTCTATTTGAACTACATATATTACACTTTAAACAAAACCGTTGATACCACAGACAATAAAGACTACGTTGCGTTTTTTAACCACTTGAGGCATGATCGGAAGTGCAAAGATACAACCATAAACAAGTACTTCAAGTTGCTCACTGTGTTTTACAGGATCATGAAATACAAAAACTTCAATGACTTTTTAGTGGAAAGTAAAGAGCGAAAGCGATTTACCAAACATGAAATTAGACATTACGATGCTATTGACGAAGAAACGCTAAACATGATCCTCGAAAAGTTAATTGGAATGAAAGGATCGACAAAAATACGTGATGCCACATTTCTTCGATTATTGTGGGATACAGGTTGTAGAGTATCTGAAGTTGCTGAATTAACATATTCTGCGTGTGATCTTAAAAAAGGTGTGTTCAAACTCACCAACACAAAAACAAAACGTGAAAGAACTGTGGTTTGTTCAAAAGAAACGTTAAAACTACTAAACTATTATTTACAACATCAAGGTGACCAAGGGCCCGATGATTACTTGTTTAAATCCGCTTATGACGGGATAATCAATAAACGCCAATTAGGTGAAAAATTTGTGGGTATTGTAAACGAGTTAAAGCGCGAAGGTAGTGTCCCTGAAAACAAGTGGCTTGTCTTACACTCGCTTAGACATGGTCGAGCAGTAAATTTACTCGATAAAGGCGTTCCGCTAGATGTTGTAAAGGAATATCTTGGACATACATCAATAGAAACTACAATGATTTACTCGCATTCTACAGAACGTAAAAATAAAATGCTCGATAAGATTTCAAAGATATTATAA